A single genomic interval of Streptomyces sp. NBC_00663 harbors:
- a CDS encoding HAD family hydrolase — MERAAVFDVDGTLVDTNHLHVTTWWEAFRQAGHDVPMHAVHRAVGLGSDDLVAHLLGDDRNKDEAERLSAAHKALYGQYFDRLPPLRDAGRLLRRLHHEGWAVVLATSAGGAELSALRRAIGADDAITATASADDVSEGKPAPEPVEHALELAGVPAERAVFVGDTVWDMKAGSRAGVRCVAVLCGGIPRADLEAAGAEAVYDDPADLLSSLPDSPFA; from the coding sequence ATGGAACGAGCGGCCGTGTTCGATGTCGACGGCACCCTCGTCGACACCAACCATCTGCATGTGACCACCTGGTGGGAGGCGTTCCGCCAGGCGGGCCACGACGTGCCCATGCACGCCGTCCACCGGGCGGTGGGGCTCGGCTCCGACGACCTCGTCGCGCATCTGCTCGGCGACGACCGGAACAAGGACGAGGCCGAGCGGCTCAGCGCCGCGCACAAGGCCCTCTACGGGCAGTACTTCGACCGGCTGCCCCCGCTGCGGGACGCCGGACGGCTGCTGCGGCGCCTGCACCACGAGGGCTGGGCGGTGGTGCTCGCGACCTCGGCGGGCGGAGCCGAGCTGTCCGCGCTGCGGCGCGCGATCGGCGCGGACGACGCGATCACGGCGACGGCGAGCGCCGACGACGTCTCCGAGGGCAAGCCCGCCCCGGAGCCCGTGGAGCACGCGCTGGAGCTGGCGGGCGTCCCGGCCGAGCGAGCGGTGTTCGTCGGCGACACGGTGTGGGACATGAAGGCGGGCAGCCGGGCCGGGGTGCGCTGCGTGGCCGTACTGTGCGGCGGCATCCCGCGCGCCGACCTGGAGGCAGCCGGCGCGGAAGCGGTCTACGACGACCCCGCCGACCTGCTCTCCTCGCTCCCGGACAGCCCGTTCGCCTGA
- a CDS encoding PHP domain-containing protein → MEPVAALDRIAFLLERSLAPTYRVRAFRTAARVLAGLPEAELRERATAGTLEALKGVGPKTAQVAVEALAGRTPGYLEKLEGEAAKRPAVRGGEGLRDLLRGDCHLHSDWSDGGSPIDEMGRTAAELGHEWAVLTDHSPRLTVARGLSPERLREQLAVVAELNTTWAPFRLLTGIECDILDDGSLDQEEELLERLDVVVVSVHSKLRMDARSMTRRMVAAVRNPHADVLGHCTGRLVTGRGRPESEFDADEVFAACAESGTAVEINSRPERLDPPRRLLRRAVAAGTLFSIDTDAHAPGQLDWQILGCARAEECEVPAERVITTWSMDELLAWTRDRRTPSRVVGS, encoded by the coding sequence ATGGAGCCCGTGGCGGCGCTGGACCGGATCGCCTTCCTGCTGGAGCGGTCGCTCGCACCCACCTACCGGGTGCGCGCCTTCCGTACGGCCGCCCGGGTGCTGGCCGGACTGCCGGAGGCGGAGCTGCGCGAGCGGGCGACCGCCGGGACGCTGGAGGCGCTCAAGGGCGTCGGCCCGAAGACCGCGCAGGTGGCGGTCGAGGCGCTGGCGGGGCGGACGCCGGGGTATCTGGAGAAGCTGGAGGGCGAGGCGGCGAAGCGGCCCGCCGTGCGCGGCGGCGAGGGGCTGCGGGACCTGCTGCGCGGCGACTGCCATCTGCATTCGGACTGGTCGGACGGGGGCAGCCCGATCGACGAGATGGGCCGGACCGCGGCGGAACTGGGGCACGAGTGGGCCGTGCTCACCGACCATTCGCCGCGCCTGACCGTGGCCCGCGGTCTGTCGCCGGAGCGGCTGCGCGAGCAGCTGGCCGTGGTGGCGGAGCTGAACACGACCTGGGCGCCGTTCCGGCTGCTCACCGGCATCGAGTGCGACATCCTCGACGACGGCTCGCTCGACCAGGAGGAGGAGCTCCTGGAACGGCTCGACGTCGTGGTCGTCTCCGTGCACTCCAAGCTGCGCATGGACGCCCGCTCCATGACCCGCCGCATGGTGGCCGCCGTACGCAATCCGCACGCGGACGTCCTCGGGCACTGCACCGGACGGCTGGTCACCGGGCGTGGGCGGCCCGAGTCGGAGTTCGACGCGGACGAGGTCTTCGCCGCGTGCGCGGAGTCGGGCACGGCCGTGGAGATCAACAGCCGGCCCGAAAGGCTCGACCCACCCCGGCGGCTGCTGCGCCGGGCCGTGGCGGCCGGCACGCTCTTCTCGATCGACACCGACGCGCACGCGCCCGGCCAGCTCGACTGGCAGATCCTCGGCTGCGCCCGGGCCGAGGAGTGCGAGGTACCCGCAGAGCGGGTGATCACCACCTGGTCCATGGACGAGCTGCTGGCCTGGACCCGGGACCGGCGTACGCCGTCCCGAGTGGTCGGCTCCTGA
- a CDS encoding ricin-type beta-trefoil lectin domain protein, whose product MAAPRLLRKCLFAALSAVLVATAATGSAQARAEQPAAAAAAVAFSDTFDGPAGASVDTSKWQIETGDNVNNHERQYYTAGNRNAALDGQGHLVITARRENPANYQCWYGTCQYTSARLNTSGKFTAQYGHVEARMKIPRGQGMWPAFWMLGTPVNWPDSGEIDVMENVGFEPSTVHGTIHGPGYSGSGGIGAGYSLPGGQAFADAFHTFAVDWAPDSISWSVDGTVYQRRTPADLGGRTWVFNKPFFLILNLAVGGYWPGDPDGSTAFPQQLVVDHVSVTTGDTATGAAIRGLAGKCVDVAGANPANGTPVQLYDCNGTAAQQWTVGTDGTVRALGKCLDVTGGGTADGTAVQLYDCNGTAAQRWTVTAARDIVNPQADKCLDVTGNSSANGTRLQIWTCTGGANQKWTVG is encoded by the coding sequence GTGGCAGCCCCACGCCTGCTCCGGAAGTGCCTGTTCGCCGCCCTGTCCGCCGTCCTCGTGGCCACCGCCGCGACGGGTTCCGCGCAAGCGCGGGCGGAGCAACCGGCCGCCGCCGCCGCGGCGGTGGCCTTCTCCGACACCTTCGACGGGCCCGCCGGCGCCTCCGTCGACACCTCGAAGTGGCAGATCGAGACCGGCGACAACGTCAACAACCACGAACGGCAGTACTACACGGCGGGCAACCGGAACGCGGCCCTGGACGGCCAGGGCCATCTGGTCATCACGGCCCGCCGCGAGAACCCCGCCAATTACCAGTGCTGGTACGGCACCTGCCAGTACACCTCGGCCCGGCTGAACACCTCGGGGAAGTTCACCGCGCAGTACGGGCACGTCGAGGCCCGCATGAAGATCCCGCGCGGGCAGGGCATGTGGCCGGCGTTCTGGATGCTCGGCACCCCGGTGAACTGGCCGGACTCGGGCGAGATCGACGTCATGGAGAACGTCGGCTTCGAACCCTCCACCGTGCACGGCACGATCCACGGCCCGGGTTACTCCGGCTCGGGCGGCATCGGCGCCGGCTACTCCCTCCCCGGCGGCCAGGCCTTCGCGGACGCCTTCCACACCTTCGCCGTCGACTGGGCGCCCGACTCGATCAGCTGGTCCGTGGACGGCACCGTCTACCAGCGGCGCACCCCGGCCGACCTGGGCGGCCGCACCTGGGTGTTCAACAAGCCGTTCTTCCTGATCCTGAACCTCGCGGTCGGCGGCTACTGGCCCGGCGACCCCGACGGCTCCACGGCGTTCCCGCAGCAGCTGGTCGTGGACCACGTCTCGGTGACGACCGGCGACACCGCCACGGGCGCCGCGATCAGGGGACTCGCCGGCAAGTGCGTCGACGTCGCCGGAGCCAACCCCGCGAACGGCACGCCCGTGCAGCTCTACGACTGCAACGGCACCGCCGCGCAGCAGTGGACCGTCGGCACGGACGGCACCGTTCGCGCGCTCGGCAAGTGTCTGGACGTGACGGGCGGCGGCACCGCGGACGGGACCGCCGTACAGCTCTACGACTGCAACGGCACCGCCGCACAGCGGTGGACCGTCACCGCCGCGCGCGACATCGTCAACCCGCAGGCCGACAAGTGCCTGGACGTGACCGGCAACAGCTCGGCCAACGGCACCCGGCTCCAGATCTGGACCTGCACCGGCGGCGCCAACCAGAAATGGACGGTCGGCTGA
- a CDS encoding sulfite exporter TauE/SafE family protein, with the protein MEGLGEILAVLAAGVGAGAVNAAVGSGTLISFPVLLATGLSPVTATVSNALGLVPGSISAAIGYRRELAGQRRRILKWSVGAMLGGLTGATLLLVLPAAAFETIVPVLVGLALVLVALQPLTGRWLRERRARNGRTPVHADGGPPLLVGLALASVYGGYFSAAQGIIYVSLMGLRLDDGLQRLNAVKNVLVAVVNTVAALFFLVAADFDWAAVGLLAAGSAVGGQIGAAAGRRLRPAVLRTLIVLVGTVAIVQLSTR; encoded by the coding sequence ATGGAAGGCCTCGGAGAGATACTCGCCGTCCTCGCCGCGGGCGTGGGCGCCGGTGCCGTCAACGCCGCTGTCGGGTCCGGGACGCTGATCAGCTTCCCCGTGCTGCTCGCGACCGGTCTTTCGCCGGTGACCGCCACCGTCTCCAACGCGCTCGGCCTGGTCCCCGGCTCGATCAGCGCGGCCATCGGCTACCGGAGGGAACTCGCGGGACAGCGCCGCCGCATCCTCAAGTGGAGCGTCGGCGCGATGCTGGGCGGGCTGACGGGGGCCACGCTGCTGCTGGTCCTGCCGGCCGCCGCGTTCGAGACGATCGTGCCCGTCCTGGTGGGACTCGCCCTCGTGCTGGTCGCCCTCCAGCCCCTCACCGGCCGATGGCTCCGCGAGCGCCGCGCACGGAACGGCCGGACCCCGGTCCACGCCGACGGCGGCCCGCCGCTCCTCGTCGGGCTCGCCCTGGCGAGCGTCTACGGCGGCTACTTCTCGGCCGCCCAGGGGATCATCTACGTCTCCCTGATGGGTCTGCGCCTCGACGACGGCCTGCAACGCCTCAACGCCGTCAAGAACGTCCTCGTCGCCGTCGTGAACACCGTCGCCGCGCTCTTCTTCCTGGTCGCCGCCGACTTCGACTGGGCGGCCGTCGGTCTGCTCGCGGCCGGTTCCGCCGTCGGCGGGCAGATCGGGGCCGCGGCGGGCCGTCGACTGCGCCCGGCGGTGCTGCGCACGCTCATCGTGCTGGTCGGCACCGTGGCCATCGTCCAGCTGTCGACCCGCTGA
- a CDS encoding VanZ family protein: protein MARAALRPRSAFRLRTTKSDKAGPEPPAPAPKQRRSPLAALRRLVGMVAAFAFMVAFAVVLARLTLEPSPASEALTHTNLHPGRSLRAYLDQPELRDAVKQIGGNLLLGVPFGVLVPVLAPRTRGVLRVLLLTAVVMLLVEFAQGALITGRAFDIDDVILNTSGALIGYLLLGRRLSRAVHR from the coding sequence ATGGCCCGAGCAGCCTTACGTCCGCGATCCGCGTTCCGCCTGCGCACCACCAAATCCGACAAGGCCGGGCCCGAACCGCCCGCGCCCGCTCCCAAGCAGCGGCGCAGCCCGCTCGCCGCCCTCCGTCGCCTGGTGGGGATGGTCGCCGCGTTCGCGTTCATGGTGGCCTTCGCGGTGGTGCTGGCCCGGCTGACGCTGGAGCCGTCGCCCGCGTCGGAGGCGCTGACGCACACCAATCTGCACCCGGGCCGCTCCCTGCGGGCCTATCTCGACCAGCCCGAACTGCGGGACGCCGTCAAGCAGATCGGCGGCAATCTGCTGCTGGGAGTCCCCTTCGGCGTTCTGGTCCCGGTGCTGGCGCCGCGGACCCGCGGGGTGCTGCGGGTGCTGCTGCTGACGGCCGTGGTGATGCTGCTGGTGGAGTTCGCGCAGGGCGCGCTGATCACGGGGCGTGCCTTCGACATCGACGACGTCATCCTCAACACCTCGGGGGCGCTGATCGGTTATCTGCTGCTGGGGCGGCGGCTGAGCCGGGCGGTGCACCGCTGA
- a CDS encoding monovalent cation/H+ antiporter complex subunit F has product MNGWILGATVALGAGLGTALWGVATGPLRRRVVAQNMSTALACPALLLLSQGYTRPSYVDLALVLALLGPVGTLVFARLLADELAADPPRAWGVTWAVAGFGAVVVGALCVAGGPSRAMVKLLVVGALLIGGNVVASRALSGGFRGVRRG; this is encoded by the coding sequence ATGAACGGCTGGATCCTCGGGGCGACCGTCGCCCTCGGCGCAGGGCTCGGCACGGCCCTGTGGGGCGTCGCCACCGGGCCGCTGCGGCGCCGGGTGGTGGCCCAGAACATGTCGACCGCGCTGGCCTGCCCGGCCCTTCTGCTGCTGTCGCAGGGCTACACCCGGCCGTCGTACGTCGACCTCGCCCTGGTGCTCGCCCTGCTCGGCCCGGTCGGCACCCTCGTCTTCGCCCGGCTGCTCGCCGACGAACTGGCCGCCGACCCGCCCCGCGCCTGGGGCGTGACCTGGGCGGTCGCCGGGTTCGGTGCCGTGGTCGTCGGCGCCCTGTGCGTGGCCGGCGGGCCGAGCCGGGCCATGGTGAAACTCCTCGTGGTCGGGGCGCTGCTGATCGGCGGCAACGTCGTCGCCTCGCGCGCCCTGTCCGGCGGATTCCGCGGGGTCCGCCGTGGCTGA
- a CDS encoding hydrogenase subunit MbhD domain-containing protein codes for MADAVIVVVLLLVAATATTAVAVRDPVRQALVLSVLGVVLAVLFTVLQAPDVGLSQLAVGSALTPLLLLLAVRKVRRRARGREDQE; via the coding sequence GTGGCTGACGCCGTGATCGTCGTCGTGCTGCTGCTGGTCGCCGCGACCGCCACCACCGCCGTCGCGGTCCGCGACCCGGTGCGCCAGGCGCTCGTCCTGTCCGTCCTCGGCGTCGTCCTCGCCGTGCTGTTCACCGTGCTCCAGGCACCCGACGTGGGCCTGTCCCAGCTCGCCGTGGGATCCGCGCTCACCCCGCTGTTGCTGCTGCTCGCCGTCCGCAAGGTCAGACGGCGCGCCCGGGGGAGAGAGGACCAGGAGTGA
- the mbhE gene encoding hydrogen gas-evolving membrane-bound hydrogenase subunit E — protein sequence MSRRVRLWLVAVGGTGLAALLVAACLDLPDFGGARHPYGDRAVRESLARHTANTVSSINFDQRAFDTLGEMTILFAAVIGCVVLLRQTRDEHRARPEAEPVALPVRRYALVVLPVALLTGLYVIAHGQLSPGGGFQGGVVAATSLHLLYLGADYRALERIRPVGLYEVGDALAVCAYLVTGIAGLIGSAAFLANTLLPYGTFNTLSSGGTVPLLNAAVGMEVACAVVVLLARFLDQAVEIEKGNGT from the coding sequence GTGAGCCGGCGCGTCCGGCTGTGGCTCGTGGCCGTCGGCGGGACCGGCCTCGCCGCGCTGCTCGTGGCCGCCTGCCTGGACCTGCCGGACTTCGGCGGGGCCCGGCATCCGTACGGCGACCGGGCCGTGCGCGAGTCCCTCGCCCGGCACACCGCCAACACCGTCTCCTCCATCAACTTCGACCAGCGCGCCTTCGACACCCTCGGCGAGATGACCATCCTGTTCGCGGCCGTGATCGGCTGTGTGGTGCTGCTGCGGCAGACCCGCGACGAACACCGCGCCCGCCCCGAAGCCGAACCGGTGGCCCTCCCGGTACGCCGCTACGCCCTCGTCGTCCTGCCCGTCGCCCTGCTCACCGGCCTCTACGTCATCGCCCACGGCCAGCTCAGCCCCGGCGGCGGTTTCCAGGGCGGAGTCGTCGCAGCCACCTCCCTGCACCTGCTCTACCTGGGCGCCGACTACCGCGCCCTGGAACGCATCCGACCGGTCGGCCTGTACGAGGTCGGCGACGCGCTCGCCGTCTGCGCCTACCTCGTCACCGGCATCGCGGGCCTCATCGGCTCCGCCGCGTTCCTGGCCAACACCCTGCTGCCGTACGGCACCTTCAACACGCTCTCCTCCGGCGGCACCGTCCCGCTGCTCAACGCGGCCGTCGGCATGGAGGTCGCCTGCGCGGTGGTGGTGCTGCTCGCCCGCTTCCTGGACCAGGCCGTCGAGATCGAGAAGGGGAACGGGACGTGA
- a CDS encoding sodium:proton antiporter, which translates to MDVLPYLVAAWIFLVGCYGLATSRNLIHAVGCLSVCQCATYVLLLAVGYRDDATAPVFSDMKPGSRPVVDPVVQALTLTDVVVGATVTALLLALVVQVSKRHGTIDPDELSELRG; encoded by the coding sequence ATGGACGTGCTGCCGTACCTCGTCGCCGCGTGGATCTTCCTGGTGGGCTGTTACGGCCTCGCCACCAGCCGGAACCTCATCCACGCCGTCGGCTGTCTGTCCGTGTGCCAGTGCGCCACCTACGTCCTGCTGCTGGCCGTCGGCTACCGCGACGACGCGACCGCGCCCGTGTTCTCCGACATGAAGCCCGGGTCGCGGCCGGTGGTCGACCCCGTCGTCCAGGCGCTGACGCTGACCGACGTCGTGGTCGGCGCCACCGTCACCGCGCTGCTCCTCGCGCTCGTCGTCCAGGTCTCCAAGCGGCACGGCACCATCGACCCCGACGAACTCTCGGAGCTGCGCGGCTGA